The Pectinophora gossypiella unplaced genomic scaffold, ilPecGoss1.1 Pgos_46, whole genome shotgun sequence genome has a segment encoding these proteins:
- the LOC126381345 gene encoding uncharacterized protein LOC126381345: MNKVSLIQICDTTFSESEVDAAKAIVFDAINQRSVPRKGELKKRRCLQDIIKVLKETDPESLPSFVAKDLHRLPPVTFDHVDATALLKDILILKQDVSTIKCDYARESAVSEVCADLAELRIQLKQLQQATQPATGPSLKGIRHKKSKVNSTSKTVNNLKLQVIEKTVSAHDAFLATVPSLQSTSVARTDRELTTVSQEERVLSSTLLGDNFDSTSASNDSYRTVVNKKKHRKQQKRAPNQRGVAKLTSNTIKIAPRLSYIYASRFHENTTEQDITNFISESGYTVQKVEKLSQFKKTSFNSFKITVLQEQEVVFLNNNFWPSGVEYRKYRYRGPTVIS; this comes from the coding sequence ATGAATAAAGTGAGCTTAATTCAAATCTGTGATACAACCTTCAGTGAATCGGAAGTTGATGCAGCGAAGGCTATAGTGTTTGACGCGATAAATCAAAGGAGTGTACCCAGAAAAGGCGAGCTTAAGAAGAGAAGGTGTCTGCAAGACATCATAAAGGTGCTAAAGGAGACTGATCCGGAGTCACTTCCTAGCTTCGTTGCAAAGGATCTCCATCGCCTCCCACCGGTGACGTTTGATCACGTGGATGCTACCGCACTTTTGAAAGACATTCTTATCCTGAAGCAGGACGTCTCAACTATAAAGTGTGATTACGCGCGGGAATCAGCTGTTAGCGAGGTATGTGCAGATCTAGCGGAGCTTCGAATCCAGCTTAAACAGCTCCAGCAAGCTACGCAGCCCGCAACTGGGCCGTCCCTTAAAGGAATAAGGCATAAAAAATCTAAAGTTAACTCAACCTCGAAAACTGTTAACAATTTAAAGTTGCAGGTAATAGAAAAAACAGTTAGTGCGCATGACGCATTCCTTGCCACTGTTCCGTCGCTGCAATCGACGTCAGTAGCACGTACCGATCGCGAATTGACTACGGTCTCGCAAGAGGAGCGCGTATTGAGTAGCACTCTCTTAGGCGACAATTTTGACTCCACATCAGCATCGAATGATAGCTATAGAACGGTCGTGAATAAGAAAAAACACCGTAAGCAACAGAAGAGAGCACCTAATCAAAGAGGAGTAGCGAAGCTAACTTCTAATACAATCAAGATTGCGCCCCGACTGTCGTATATTTATGCTTCACGTTTCCACGAGAACACTACTGAACAAGATATTACGAATTTTATATCTGAGAGCGGCTACACAGTACAAAAAGTTGAAAAGCTAAGTCAATTTAAGAAGACCTCTTTCAACTCTTTTAAAATCACTGTTCTACAAGAACAAGAGGTGGTCTTCTTGAACAATAATTTTTGGCCTAGTGGGGTTGAATATAGAAAGTATAGATATAGAGGGCCGACTGTAATATCATAA